The Micromonospora sp. NBC_00421 genome contains a region encoding:
- a CDS encoding metal-sensitive transcriptional regulator, producing MTTPSTPVRGYTTSKDQLLARLRRVEGQVRGIEKMVDDDRYCIDVLTQISAVQAALDKVALGLLDGHARHCMHEGAAEGRADEMAAEMMAAVGRLMKRG from the coding sequence ATGACCACACCGAGTACCCCGGTCCGGGGCTACACCACCAGCAAGGACCAGCTGCTGGCCCGGCTGCGCCGGGTGGAGGGCCAGGTCCGGGGCATCGAGAAGATGGTCGACGACGACCGGTACTGCATCGACGTGCTCACCCAGATCTCCGCCGTGCAGGCCGCCCTGGACAAGGTCGCCCTCGGCCTGCTCGACGGCCACGCCCGGCACTGCATGCACGAGGGGGCCGCCGAGGGCCGGGCCGACGAGATGGCCGCCGAGATGATGGCCGCCGTCGGTCGCCTGATGAAGCGCGGCTGA